Genomic segment of Aliarcobacter trophiarum LMG 25534:
GTATATACTTTATCTTGAGGTTTTACAAACATAACTCCTCTATCTTGTAAGTTAAAAATTGAGTATGCTAAAGCCTCTCCATTTTCCATAGAAACTAAAGCTCCATATTTTCTACTTTCAACAGTTCCACTATATGGTCTAAATTCTAAAAATGAGTGATTCATAACACCCTCACCTCTAGTTTCAGTTAAAAACTCTGTTCTAATTCCTATAAGTCCTCGTGCAGGAATTTCAAACTCTAATCTTGTAAATCCTTCACCCATTGGAACCATATTAGTCATAACAGCTTTTCTTTTTCCTAGCTTTTCAATAATAGCTCCACTAAACTCATCTGGTGTATCAATTACAAGATGCTCAAATGGCTCCATTTTTACACCATTCTCTTCTCTAATAATTACTTCAGGTCTTCCTATACAAAACTCAAAACCTTCTCTTCTCATATTTTCAGCTAAAATTGTAATTTGAAGTTCACCTCTTCCATTTACTTTAAATTTACCCTCACCAATTTGCTCATATCCCATAGCAATATTTGTATTCATCTCAGCTCTTAATCTCTCATCAATTTTATTTGAAGTTACATATTTTCCTTCTGTTCCAGCAAGTGGTGAGTCATTTACAGAGAATGTTACAGAAAGTGTTGGCTCTTCTATATGCATAGGATCTAGTGGCATTGGATTATTTGGATCACATAAACTATCTCCAACATCAATTGTCTCAAATCCAGCAACAGCAACAATATCACCAGCTCCTGCTGTTTTTATATCAATTCTTTCAAGCCCTTTAAATCCAATAAGTTTAGATACTCTACCTTTAATTTTTTCTCCATCTGCTTTACATAAAACAACTGTTTCTCCTTGAGATATTGTTCCATTAAAAATTCTAGCTATTCCAATTTTACCTATAAAATTATCATAATCAAGAGTAAAAACTTGAAGTTGTAATCCATTTGAATCTTCACCTTTTGGCTTTGGAACTTCTTTTAAAATAGTTTCGTAAAGTGGTTTAAAATCCATATTATCATCAGTTGGATTATATCTTGCAAATCCACTTCTAGCGGCTGCATAAATTACTGGGAAATCTAGTTGTTCTTCTGTTGCATCCATTTGTGCAAAAAGGTCAAAAACTTCATCAACAACTCTATCAGGTTCAGCTGCTGGTTTATCTATTTTGTTTACAACAACAATTGGTCTATGTCCCAATGATAATGCTTTTTTAACAACAAACTTAGTTTGTGGCATAACTCCCTCTTGTGCATCTACAAGAAGTAAAACACTATCAACCATTTTTAAAACCCTCTCAACTTCTCCACCAAAATCGGCATGTCCAGGAGTGTCTATGATGTTAATTCTAACACCTTCGTAATCAATTGCTGTATTTTTAGAAAGAATTGTAATTCCTCTTTCTTTCTCAATTGCATTGCTATCCATAACTCTTTCATCTACATTTTGATGAGATGAAAATGTACCACTCTGTTTTAACAGCTCATCAACTGTTGTCGTTTTTCCGTGGTCAACGTGTGCAATTACTGCTATATTTCTAATGTCTCTCATACTTCTTCTTTATATAAAATTTTCGCGGATTGTATCTAAAAAAAACTTAAGTTCTTATAATAGCTTAAAATATGGTTAAATAAAATCAGAATATAAAAAATATATAAGTAAAAAAAAATTACTTTTTAGCTTAAATTAATCTTATTTAGCTTAAAATTTCTCCCTTTAGGTTTACGGTGTAA
This window contains:
- the typA gene encoding translational GTPase TypA; translated protein: MRDIRNIAVIAHVDHGKTTTVDELLKQSGTFSSHQNVDERVMDSNAIEKERGITILSKNTAIDYEGVRINIIDTPGHADFGGEVERVLKMVDSVLLLVDAQEGVMPQTKFVVKKALSLGHRPIVVVNKIDKPAAEPDRVVDEVFDLFAQMDATEEQLDFPVIYAAARSGFARYNPTDDNMDFKPLYETILKEVPKPKGEDSNGLQLQVFTLDYDNFIGKIGIARIFNGTISQGETVVLCKADGEKIKGRVSKLIGFKGLERIDIKTAGAGDIVAVAGFETIDVGDSLCDPNNPMPLDPMHIEEPTLSVTFSVNDSPLAGTEGKYVTSNKIDERLRAEMNTNIAMGYEQIGEGKFKVNGRGELQITILAENMRREGFEFCIGRPEVIIREENGVKMEPFEHLVIDTPDEFSGAIIEKLGKRKAVMTNMVPMGEGFTRLEFEIPARGLIGIRTEFLTETRGEGVMNHSFLEFRPYSGTVESRKYGALVSMENGEALAYSIFNLQDRGVMFVKPQDKVYTGMIVGQHSKDNDLDVNPIKGKQQSNVRSSGADEAIRLIPPKIMSLENALEWIEEDESVEVTPISVRIRKRELDPTVRKRTAKKEKNA